From the genome of Acidobacteriota bacterium:
TTGAGGCGCCGCCGCCAGTGGCGATTCGATTGTGGACATACACTTCCTGGCCAATGGCGGAAAGCCGTTTGAATTGCCGGAAGGAAACACCGCCAAGTTTGATCCCCCGGACCAGTTCTTCGCGCCCATCATCAACATATACCTTATATATACTGACCGGAGCGGTGAGTCCTTCGCGCTGATAGCTGTTGGCGGCATCACCGGCGTCGTTCACATCCGTCCAGCCTCCCGGCACGCTCAAGACCTTGACCCAGATGCCGAACGGCAGGTTTTCCTGTTTGCACAGGGCAATCAATTCCTGCTTGATCTCAGCCTCTGACTTCCCTTCCCTGGGCTGGATAAACAAATTGCTGATCGCGGCATTGATGCCGGCAAATGGAACGGCTCGACCGTGGCCATTTGACCGGTCAATACCTTTACGCGGTCGCCGCGACATCAGCAATGTTTTGAGAATGCCGTTTTCAACCAGGGGAACTGGTCTGGCCGCCACGCCCTGGTCATCCACCTGGTACCCTCCAATCAACGACTGGCCACCAAATGCCACCTGGGTTGGGTCATCCAGAATCGAAACCGTAGGCGGAAACACTGGACGGTTCAACCGGGCGGCCAGTTCACTTTTGGCCAGGCCAAGGGCGGCAGCATATTCTTCCTGTTCGACCAGTGGTGGACGCTGCCCGGAAAATTGCGGCGGCAACACCTGGGCAAACATTTCGCAGGCGGCCTGTCCGGTAAACAGCACCGGCCCGGAATAGGGATCCGCTAAGACTGGTGCCGTGCGGAGCCGGCTGAGTTCTTCGGCCATCGCACGAATGCGACTGGCAATTTCCGAAGCTGGCAGCACCTGGTCAAACCGGGCGGCATACACTGGAACAGCATGGCGAATGCGTGACCCATCAGCCGCCTGGGTGCTGGCCCTGGCTTCGACACAGACAATCAACTGGGGCTGGCGCGTCACCGTGCCTTCGCTATTCACGATATAGGTATGGATCTGTGTCGCTTGCAGGCTGACATTTGACTCTTGAATATCCGGAAACTGGCGAAACAACGCCGACCATTCGCGAACCTGGTGCTCCCAATGGGCCTGATCAACCAGCATTGGCTGACGCCGCACCATCAATCGGACCGGGTCTTCACGCGAGAAATCAGGGAGGGGTTCTTCATCCGAACGATTGCGCAGAAATGCCTGCTTACGGGCAAAAGCTTCGACAGCCTGTTTGTACGCGGCATCGGTTCCAAGCCAGAGACTATGCCGCAGGGCATTGTATTCATCATCAACTGGAACTTCCGACGGCAGGTTAATTGAAAATAAATCCTGCTGACTCAGGAACCCGCTGTTATCAAGCGTGTAGCTCCCGACCCGGACCTGGGTTTGCAAGGTGCGATACCGGTTGCGGTTGGTATAGACCAGGGCGCCAAACGTGGCGGACGTACTAAAAACCTCCTGGTCAGTGATGACATACTCGACAAAGTATGGTTTTTCGAGATCTTTCACCTGAAGTTGCCCAAGCGTGCGGGCCAATTCATCCTGCATCGCCTTGAGCACCACGTCTGACTCACCTGTCCCAGAGACGGTTGACTGCGCTGGGACTCCCGATGTCAAGAAAAGGAACAGCAATCCGCTGAACAGTGTCTGTCGCCAAAAGTGGGTGCGTTGAATTTTCTTCATAAATATAAAGCTATCCGGTTAAGGTCAGTTGAGCTGAAAAAAGTGCCAATCTCCGCACTGAATCGGGGGAATCAATCACGACACAGTTTCACCTTGTAACAGAAATTTTTCAATTGGGACAAGCCATTTTAGTTTTGCAAAAAAATTGGAAATTTTTGATGACTTCCGTTCAACACTGCTGCTAGAATGCAACGAAATTCCCTTCAGTATCTCAATTTTACACTCCATCCACTTTGGGTTCATCCATCTATCACTGTATCGCCTATGGCTTTTCGGCGGGTTCTTCACTGGTTTCGGCGCGATTTTCGACTTGAAGATAACACGGCGTTATTGACTGCCTGTGCCCAGGCAGCAGAGGTCATCCCAGTCTATATTTTTGATCCAGGCTGGCTTTCAAGACCTGATACCAGCCCTGAACGAATGGTGTTTTTGCTGGATAGTGTACACAGCCTGCATCAGGCGCTCCGCCAGGTTGGGAGCTATCTGGTTCTTCGCCGTGGTGATCCAGCACAGGTGCTCGATCAACTTCTAAAAGAAACCCAGTCAGAAGCGATCTTTGTCAATCGAATTGTTGATCCGTATTTTCGGATTCAAGGTCGCCAGCTTGACCAGCACTTGCGTCAGCGTGGATGCGAGTTGCGAAGTTGCCAGGATGTGATGCTCCATCCGCCGAAAAGTGTTCTGACCAAAACCGGAACGCCCTACACGGTGTTTACTCGTTATAAGAAGAGTGCCCTGACGGTTCCAGTTCGAACACCACAACCGGCACCAGCGCACATCACTACCCCAGCCGGCATTGCGTCTGACCCAATTCCCACCGCCCAGGAGCTTGGATTTTCGACGCTTGCCACACTGCCCAAAGGTGGAATCCTGGAAGCCCACCACTGCCTGGACGAGTTTGCCGCCTCACGTCTCACCCGATATGCCGACCAGCGTGACCTGCCGTACCTTGAAGGTACATCGCGGTTATCACCATACCTGCACTTTGGGTGTCTCTCTCCGCGCCGTGTTTTCTGGACCGCCTTTCAGGCACTGCAAGACACGCAACCGGGCACGGCCTCTCGGGAATCAGTTGAAACCTGGATCTCAGAACTGCTGTGGCGGGATTTCTATCTTCAAATTCTCTACCACTTCCCAGACGTTGAAACCGGCGCGTTCAACCCTGTTTACAACGATCTGGTGTGGGATAGGTCAGAAGAGAACTTTGCCCGCTGGTGTCAGGGCCAGACCGGATTTCCAATTGTGGATGCCGGTATGCGCCAGTTGAATACCACCGGCTGGATGCATAATCGGGTTCGCATGATCGTGGCTTCATTTCTGACCAAGGATCTGCTGATCAACTGGCAATGGGGCGAACGCTATTTTATGCAGCATCTGGTGGATGGCGATCTGGCGGCGAACAATGGCGGCTGGCAGTGGGCGGCTTCAACCGGAACCGATGCCCAGCCCTATTTCCGGATCTTCAACCCGATTTCGCAAGGGCAAAAATTTGATCCCAAAGGAGAGTATGTCAGACGCTATATCCCTGAATTAAAACATGTTCCAGAAAAGTGGATTCACACTCCGTGGGATATACCGGCCAAATATCAAGATTCATTGCGGTGTCGTGTAGGCATCGAGTATCCAAAACCTATCGTGGACCATGCCCGGCAACGAGCACTGGCGCTGGATATGTTTCAACAGGTGAAATAACCGGCGACCACGGGTCACACATCGGAAAACCTGTTCACTTTAAAGAAGTAGTTTTTTGTTTTATGCTTTCCTTTCTTTGCAATTCCGTTTGCTCCCCGACAATCCATCGGGGCATCATTGCCCTGGGCCTGACATCAACGCTGGTGCTTGGATGCCTGGGAAATACCCGATCATTGCCGGTGTGGGCCCAAACTGAATCGTCGCCGTCACCTGTCCGGATTTCGCTTGTCAAACAGTCGGCCCGCTGGCATTTTGAACGCGCCTTGATTTTGAAAGCTCAGGATCGCCCGGCGCACGGCGTCGTGGAACTCTATCGCGCCCAGGAGAGCTTGAAACTGGCCCGCGATATTTTTGACACCAAATTTGCTGGCAAGGAGCTAACCAAAGCCCAACTCGCGGAACGCGAACAAATCAAGATTGAGCTTGACCAGGAAGAACTCTATATTCAGCACTTGCTTGGAATGCTCCAGCGGCAAAATCAACGCACGGTTGATGCCATCACCGCCCTGGAATTTGTCATTGAATCGCCACACCCAGAAAATGTCCTGGCCAGGTTAGAGTTGGTTCGCGCCTATCAAGATTTGAAAGCCTGGGACAAAGCTTTTCCCCACGCCCGGCGGCTGATTGCCATCCTGAAAGTCAGTGATGCGATCAGCACTTCGGCGATGGAACAAATCCGTCAGACACTTCCAAACACCAAACAGGCTGGGCGTGAAGCCACACTCGAAAAAGCATTCCGAACCTTGATCCTTTCCATTGAAGCCAGTCTGTTTGCCGATCCGGTCAAGTTTCGGGAATACACCCTTGGGCAGAAGGTCCGGGATCCGCTGGTCTATGCCGAGCTGGTGCAACTTTTTAGTGAGGAGGACAAAACCGATGAAATGAAAAGCATGCTCGAAGAAGCCATTCGCATTCAGGATGGATTCTGCCCGATTGCTTATTTGAGTCTGGGAGACATGCAGGAAACGGCTGGGGATGAAGCTGTGAAAACCAACGCTTCCGCTGCGGCCCAGGAATTATATATTGCTGCTTTAAAGAACTATGAAATCGCTATCGAACAGTTAAAGTACCTGAATTTTCGTGAAGAAAAAGGTGAACTGGACTTAATTCACATTCAGGACTTGCAAAAAAAGTTAAATCAGCTACCAAAGCATTGATCATGCACCTACCTTAATTTCATATAGGAGAGTTCATTATGGCCACCCGAAAGTATAAGTCGATCACCCGGATCGATCGTCCAGATCGAAACCATCATGCGTGGTATGTCCGCGTAGCCTATAAAGGAACGTTAGTCGCCAAGCACTTTGCCGACCGCAAATACGGCGGCAAGCGCAAGGCGCTGTCCGAAGCCATCAAATTCCGCAACCAGACCGAAACCGAGATGGGGAAACCTCGGACGGATCGAGTTGTGGTCACCCGTAACCCATTTAACAAAACCGGTGTCATTGGGGTGCGTCGGACGGTCAAACGTTCGCGCTCGGTCAGTGAAGGACGACCATTAGGCAATGTGTTTGAAGTCACCTGGGCACCAGCGCCGGGCGTCATCAAACGTGCGACCTTCTCAATTGACAAATATGGCGAAGACGAAGCCTTTCGCCGGGCTTGTGAATTTCGGTCCAAAAAAGAACGTGAAATTTACAAGTAAATCCAGTCTTTGGTCAGTAGTTAGTAGTCAGTAGTCCGTAGTTCATACAGCTTATTCGAATGAATGACTTACCTGCCTACTCACTCAAAGCAGTGATTTCAAACCTGATAGTATTTCTGACCTTTATTCCTCTCAGTTGTTCACCGCCGGGCTTCTTTATCTGGCAGTGAACAACTGAATGAATGAAGAATGAAGAAAATTCTGGTTTCTGGCTCTGCTTCGAAGGCATGTACCTTGCTTCCCTCATAACCCAAACCGGCTTTCTTCAACCCGACTTCTTCAGTCCTGAGCTTGCGAATCTTCAGCCCCAATCCCTCAGCCCACTTCTCACCGAACCACCTCAACCGTCACAATTTCAGACGCCGGACTTTCATTGGCAAACACATCCACAGCCGTGAGCCGATAGAGATACACCTTTCCAACTTCAGCCGACAGGTCACGAAACGTCGTGGTGGAAATTGGATTTGGCGTCAACCGCTGCCAGGTGGGTGACTCGCTGTTTTCAGCCCGATACACCAGATATCCTTTTAAATCTGACTCACTATTTGACGGCCAGAACAGACTGGTCACTCCCGCTGCCGCAGCACCCGTTACATTTTGAGGAGCAACAGGAGCAAACGTGTCTTTAGGCGACACGGTGGTGATTTCCGCATCCTCGCTTTCCGTCAGGACACCTCCGACCTCCGTTACAGTGCGAACCGTGTAGACATAGGTATTTTCAAACTGAAACTGGGTATCCTGGAAACGGGCCTCGGTGAGCGGGGTGGTGTTTAATGCCCGGCGGCTGAATTCGCCTTTGGGGCCACGCCGATAG
Proteins encoded in this window:
- a CDS encoding deoxyribodipyrimidine photo-lyase, with translation MAFRRVLHWFRRDFRLEDNTALLTACAQAAEVIPVYIFDPGWLSRPDTSPERMVFLLDSVHSLHQALRQVGSYLVLRRGDPAQVLDQLLKETQSEAIFVNRIVDPYFRIQGRQLDQHLRQRGCELRSCQDVMLHPPKSVLTKTGTPYTVFTRYKKSALTVPVRTPQPAPAHITTPAGIASDPIPTAQELGFSTLATLPKGGILEAHHCLDEFAASRLTRYADQRDLPYLEGTSRLSPYLHFGCLSPRRVFWTAFQALQDTQPGTASRESVETWISELLWRDFYLQILYHFPDVETGAFNPVYNDLVWDRSEENFARWCQGQTGFPIVDAGMRQLNTTGWMHNRVRMIVASFLTKDLLINWQWGERYFMQHLVDGDLAANNGGWQWAASTGTDAQPYFRIFNPISQGQKFDPKGEYVRRYIPELKHVPEKWIHTPWDIPAKYQDSLRCRVGIEYPKPIVDHARQRALALDMFQQVK
- a CDS encoding AP2 domain-containing protein, with the translated sequence MATRKYKSITRIDRPDRNHHAWYVRVAYKGTLVAKHFADRKYGGKRKALSEAIKFRNQTETEMGKPRTDRVVVTRNPFNKTGVIGVRRTVKRSRSVSEGRPLGNVFEVTWAPAPGVIKRATFSIDKYGEDEAFRRACEFRSKKEREIYK